From the Streptomyces sp. SN-593 genome, the window GCCCTTGGCCAGCATGTCGTCGATGAGCCGGTGGGCCAGGTCGTGGACCTTCGGCCGCAGCTCCTCCACCCGGCGGATGGTGAACGCCTTGCTGATCAGCCGGCGCAGCCGGGTGTGGTCGGGCGCGTCCATGTTGAACATGGACTTCGCCTGCGCGTTGAACTTCCGTGCCCGCGGCGGGTCGTGCTCCTCGGACAGCGCGCGGCTGAAGCGCGCGTCGCCCAGCACGAGCCGGGCGTCCTCGTAGCGGGTGGCCAGCCAGGCCGGTTCTCCGTAGGGCAGCTTGACGCGGATCAGGCCGTCGGTGTCGCGCGCCCTGGTGTACGACTCGCTCAGCGCGAGACCTTCGTCAGGGCCGAACGGGTAGGACAGCGACTCCGGGTAGGTCGTGTTCAATGAGTGCTCCTCAGCGGGGAGATGCGGGTCGCGGGCGGTGCCGCCCGCGGGCCGGGCGCCGGCGGGTCAGACCCGGGTGAGGTCGACGACGGACACGAGGTTGGCGCCGTAGTTCGCGATGTAGGCCCGGCGGCCGTCCGCGGACACGGCGATGCCGGCGGGAGTGCGCTCGACGGCGACGGTGTTGACGACCGTCCGCGTGGCGGTGTCGATCACGGACATCGTCCTGCCGGGGGCCGTGTTGCCACCCATGTTCACGACGTAGGCGCGGGTGCCGTCGGGGGAGATCGCCACCCCGCCGGGGCCGGGGCCGACCGTGATGACGGACGCCACCTCGTGGGTGCGGGTGTCGATGACCGACACCGTGTTCCCGGGGTCGCCGAACGGTCCGTGGTCGGCGACGTAGGCGTGGGCGCCGTCCGGGGTGATGGCGACGGCGCCGGGCGACCGGCCCACGGTCACGGTGGTGACCACCGTGTTCGTCGCGATGTCGATGACGGAGACGGTGCCCTCGGTCTCGGTCGGCTTGCCGTAGTTGACCACGTAGGCGTGCACGCCGTCCTCGTGGATCGCCACCGCGCCGGGCGCCGCCCCCACGTCGACGGTGCCGACCACCTCGAAGGTGGCGGTGTCGATGACCGACATGGTGTTGCCGGGGTTGGCCTCGGAGCCCAGTTCGGAGATGTAGACCCGCCGGCCGTCGGGCGTGACCGCGACGCCGTCGGGGGAGTTGCCGACCTCGACGGTGGCCACGACCTCGTGGGTGGCGGTGTCGATGACCGAGACGGTGTGGCCCGGCTCCTTGCCGGAGCCGTAGTTGACGACGTAGACCCGGGAGCCGTCGGGGACGACCTCCAGCGCGGTGGGCCCGACGCCGACCTTCACGGTCGCGACGACCTCGTGGGTGGCGGTGTCGATCACCGACACCGTGTCACCGGGGGAGTGGGTCGCCCACCGCCCGTAGTTCGTCACGTACGCCCGGGTGCCGTCCGGGGTGAGGGCGACCGCGGAGGGCCCCTCGCCCACCGGGATGGTGACCTCCACGTGCGGGACGTCGAGCTGTTCGGTCTCGGTCACGGATGTGCTCTCCTCACGGCGACTGCCGGCGCGCGCCCGCTGACGGGAGGTCGTCGGAAAATGTCTCGTGGATTCGACGGATCTGCTTATGCGGAAAATCCGGCGGGTAGCGTGCTGTCGTGATGGCCGTCGCCTCGCCGGGTCGGCGGGGTTTCCACCCGCGGGTTTCCCCACGTCGAAACCGGTACCGATGCTCGAAGGATCGTATCGGCGTGCTGCGGATGAAAGGCGTGACTCTCCACGTTAGGGGCCCGCTTAGGGGGTTTCGGGACAGATTAGGGGCCCCGTCCACACGCCGTCGAAGGGCTTAGGGGATTGCTAGGGGGGTGTTGTCGCCCCGTCCTTCAGTAGGTTCGTGCCCCGAGAAGGCGTCGCATGGGATGGGGAGTAACGTGAAGATCGCATACCTTGTCGATGGGGGTCTGAGCGATCTGCCAGGCGCCGGCACGGATCTCTACGAGCGCTACCCGCAGGTCCAGGAGATCTACGAGAAGGCCGCCGGCTGGACCGGGCTGACCGTCGACCGGATGCTGCGCTGGGAACTGGACCGCCTGGAGGAGTACCAGCAGGTCGGGCTGATCCGCCAGGCCTCGATCATCCTCGGCGTCGCCGACCTGCTCGCCGAGCGCGGCGTGCGCCCCGACGTCATCGCCGGCATGAGCCTCGGCTCGCTGGTGGGCGCCTGCATCGCGGGCGCCGTCGAGCGCAAGGACCTGTTCACCTTCCTGCGCCGGAAGACCGAGGTGCCCCCGCCCACCGGCCCCGCCCAGGGATGCGCCGGCCTGCTGGTGCCGGTGGACGCCGACGACGAGGAGTACCTCGGCCAGCTCGTCGAGGGCACCTGGGTCGGCGGCGAGCTCGGCCTGCGCCGCAACGGCACCGTCCGCGGCTTCATGGTCT encodes:
- a CDS encoding beta-propeller fold lactonase family protein; translation: MTETEQLDVPHVEVTIPVGEGPSAVALTPDGTRAYVTNYGRWATHSPGDTVSVIDTATHEVVATVKVGVGPTALEVVPDGSRVYVVNYGSGKEPGHTVSVIDTATHEVVATVEVGNSPDGVAVTPDGRRVYISELGSEANPGNTMSVIDTATFEVVGTVDVGAAPGAVAIHEDGVHAYVVNYGKPTETEGTVSVIDIATNTVVTTVTVGRSPGAVAITPDGAHAYVADHGPFGDPGNTVSVIDTRTHEVASVITVGPGPGGVAISPDGTRAYVVNMGGNTAPGRTMSVIDTATRTVVNTVAVERTPAGIAVSADGRRAYIANYGANLVSVVDLTRV